The genomic stretch GAACGGCTGGGCGCTCTACAAGCTGCTCGACCTGGGCGACCACGTCGGCGTGAAGGGCTACCTGTTCCGCACGCGGACCGGCGAACTGACGGTGCACGTTTCGGAGATGACGTTCCTCTCCAAGGCGCTGCTGCCCTTGCCGGAGAAGTGGCACGGCCTGCAGGACGTGGAGCTGCGCTACCGCCAGCGCTACGTGGATCTCACGATGAATCCCGAGGTCCGCGAAGTCTTCGTGAAGCGCGCCCGGCTGGTGCGCGCCATCCGCGCATTCTTCGACGCGCGCGGCTACATCGAGGTGGAGACGCCGATGATGCAGCCCATCTACGGCGGCGCGGCGGCGCGGCCCTTCGTCACGCACCACAACACGCTCGACCTCGATCTCTACCTGCGCATCGCGCCCGAGCTCTACCTCAAGCGGCTCACGGTCGGCGGGCTCGACCGCGTCTACGAGATCAACCGCAACTTCCGCAACGAGGGCATCTCGACCCAGCACAACCCCGAGTTCACCATGCTCGAGTTCTATCAGGCGTATTCCGATTACAAGGACCTGATGGACCTGACCGAGGAGTTCTTCCCGCACGTCGCGAAGGAAGTGAACGGCACGACGAAGGCGAAGTTCGGCGAGAAGGAGTTCGACTTCGCCGACTGGCAGCGGCTCTCGATGCGCGAGGCCATCATCAAGTACTGGCCGGAATCGGCGGGCGCGAGACCGCAGATGAGCGACTTCGCCGACGCCAAGTCGGTGGACGCGCTGGTGCAGCGCTTCAACGCGCATCACTCGCACATGCCCTACGATCCGAAGGACCCGAAGGGCAAGACCATCGCGGCGATGTTCGAAACGATCGCGGAAGAGCACCTCGTGCAGCCGACCATCCTCTACGACTTCCCGCTCGACATCTCGCCGCTGTCGAAGCCCAAGCCCGACGAGCCCGAGTGGGTGGAGCGCTTCGAGGTGTTCATCGGCGGACTGGAGCTGGGGAACGCCTTCAGCGAGCTCAACGACCCGCTCGACCAGTTGCGCCGCTTCGAGGAGCAGGTGGCGGCGAAGGAGCGCGGGGACGAAGAGGCGATGTCGCAAGTGGACCACGACTACGTCCGCGCGTTGAGTTACGGCATGCCGCCGGCGGCGGGCTACGGCATCGGCATCGACCGCCTGACGATGCTGCTGACGGACTCGAAGTCCATCCGCGACGTCATCCTGTTCCCGCTGCTGCGGCCGCAAATGAAAGGCTCAGAGGACGCAGGGGACGCCGAGGAAAAGTAGTTTCTTTTGGGCCTCGTGGTGCATCCTTTAGGTTGAGGGTGGAGCGGCGATCGGCAACGACGTCGACCCAATCGGCAATCGGCAATCGGCAATCGAAAATCGGCAATTCAAGGCAGGTACCCTTCATGGGATTTGACTTTGACGCGGAACAGCGGCGGCGGCTTGGCTACAAGCTGATCGACCACATCAACCGGTACTTCTCTTCCCTGCCGGACCGTCCGGTCCAGCTCCCGCTCGAGCAGCGCACCTTCGGGCAGCTCACCGACAAGATGCCGGAGCTCGGCCTGAACGCCGAGCACGTGCTCGACGAAGTGTGCGACGAGCTCGTGCGCAAGGGCTTCCACGTCCCCGCGGCGAACTACTTCGGCTTGATGAACCCCACGCCGACCTACATGGCAGTGCTGGCGGAGGCGCTGGTCTCCGCGCTCAACCCGCAGCTCGCGACGCTGGCGCGCTCGCAGCTGGCCTCGAAGATCGAGAACGAGACGGTGCGCTGGATCGGCGAGCGCATCTGGGGCAACGGCAATGCGGGGCCGAATGCGCGGCCGTTCGATGGGACGTTCACTTCCGGCGGCAACGAAGCGAACTTCAGCGCGCTGGCGCTGGCGCTGGCGGCGCGCTTCCCGCATGCGATCGACGACGGCGTCGCGGCGATCGGCGCGAAGCCGGTACTGTATGCGTCGGCCGAGTCGCATCACTCGCTCGACAAGTCCGCCGGGCTGCTCGGCTTGGGGCGCAAGGCGCTGCGGCGCGTGCCGGTGAACGCCGCCGCGCAGATGGACGTCGCGCAGCTCGAGCAGCAGGTCGTCGCCGACAAGCAGGCGGGACACCTCCCGTTCTGCGTGGTCGCGACCGCCGGCACCACGAACTCCGGCGCCATCGACGACCTCGTGGCGCTCGCCGGCCTGTGCGAGAAGCACGCCCTGTGGCTGCACGTGGACGGCGCGTACGGCGCCGCGGCGGTGTTCAGCAACGAACATCGCGACCTGGTGCGCGGCATCGAGCGTGCGGATTCGGTGACCATCGACCCGCACAAGTGGCTGGCGATGCCGTTCGCGGCGGGCGTGATCCTGACGTCGCGCCCGGAGCTACTGGAGAAGGCGTTCGCGGTGACCACGCCTTACATGCCGAAGGTCTCGAGCACGATGTCGGCGGCGCAGGCGGTGCGCGGCACGCACCTGGTGGACAACTTCAAGGTCTCGACGCAGTGGTCGCGCCGCATGAACTCGCTCAAGTTCTGGCTCACGCTGCGGGTCCACGGGCGCACGGCGTACGAGGAGCTCATCCACCGCCAGCTCGAGCTGGCGCGCGCGATGCGCGAGTGGCTGGCGCGCTCGGCGGAGTTCGAGCTCGCGGTGCCGGGAACGCTGCCCATCCTGAACCTGCGGGTGAAGTTGCCGGGGGCGACGCAAGAGGAACTCGACCGCACCCACGCCGCCATCGTGGACGAGGTCACGCGCGACGGGCGCCGCTGGCTCTCGCTCACGCGGGTCAACGGACGCAGCGTCATCCGCATGATGATCATCAGCTACCTGACGGAGGAGCGGCACCTGAAGGAGCTGCAAGAAGCCCTGGCCGCGGCGGCGAAGGGCGTGTTGAAGCCGGCAGGCGCGCGCGCCTGAGCCGCGTGTTAACTTGAGGCGCGGGCGGGCGTGAGCGGAGCGAGAGCCCGCATCCGAAATCCTGAGCGAAGCGAAGGACCTCTCGGTCCGAGCGGTGGAAGCCTGGTGAGTGCGGCAGGATTCGAACCTGCGACCCATGCCTTAAAAGGGCATTGCTCTACCAGCTGAGCTACGCACCCACGACCTTCAACTTTAACACGCGAGTTCCCTACTGCTCGTCGTGGTCGGGCTCTTCCTCCCACTCCTTGACCGACTGCCACGCGGAAGCGTCGCTGGGCGAGCACTTCGACATGCTGTCGTGCTTGCAGACCTGCAAGTCGTAGATGGGATGGATCTCCCACACGGTGAAGCGCGCCGGGTCGCCCGTGCGCGGCGCCTTGCCGACGCAGGGCTGGTGCGAGCCGTCGAAGAAAAGCTGGCCTGAGACCTTCACGATGGCCTGCTCCTTCTCCAGGTCCTTGATGTTGGCGGCCTCCCACATCTCGGGACGCAGGTGCGGAATGAGTTCCGCGCCGAAGCTCTTGCAGAGCTTCTCGTCGCGCTTCGGCTTCGGCTCCTTCTTCTTGAACTTCAACTTCTTCTCCGAGAGCGCGAAATGGATGTCGACGTCGGGCTTCTTGGCGCCGCAATTGGAAGTTTCGGCGCCGGCCGGGTGCGCGTCGGAGATGTAGCCGACGAAGTACACCAGGTCGCCCTCGGCGAAACTCTGACCGTCCACCGCGATCGGCGTGGTCAACGCGCTCCGGCTCGCGGGCGGGCCGGGATGGTGGCCGTAGGCCAGGCCGGTGGCGTCCACCGCCGTCTGCAGCGCTTTGAGGGTCTTCTCCCGCAGGCGCTTCGGCGTCCCGGTGGCGCACAGGTTATTCTTCGCGCGATTCTGGGCGTGGTTGGCGGCGCCGGCGCTCGCGGCGCCCTCGAGCCCGCACTGCTGGTCGATGGGCTGCTTCTCGACCCCATAGGGATGGCAGGCGGTGGGAAACTCTTCCGCGCTCAAGTGTCCCGCGATCAGCAACATCGCCAAGCAGGTCATGGCGCGCATGGATTCCGCCTCCGGGCGCAAAATACCCTGATTCCGTCCCCTTGCCAAGCCGCTGGGTGAATCACCTTAGGCTATCTACCCTAGGCTTTTCTTGCACTTAGGGGATTTTTGTATGGATTCTTGGGGACGATAGTGATATTAAGAGTCCACCCAGACCCACTAGCAGACAAGAAAGCCGGCGGGCGCGAAGTGTTTTCATCCCCCACGACAAGCATTTCTCCTCACTTTTTTGCAGGCGGCGCGTGAGCGCCGGGCGGAAGCCAGTCCGCGCGTGCATTCTGCACGGAAGCCTGGCGGTGGTAGGCGCAAAAAATCTTGGAGGTTCTATGAGTAAGAGTTCTCGGCTCACAGTCCTGTGTGCCGTGCTTTTGCTGTGTGCGACCGCGGCGTTCGGCGCTTCGCAGAACGCAGTGCTGTACGGCACCGTGTACGATGCCGGCGGCGGCGCGATCTCGGGCGCGACCGTGACGCTGGACAATCCGGCGATCGGGTTCTCGCGCACCACGACCACAGCATCAGATGGCACCTACAGCTTCAGCGAAGTCCCGCCCGCGAGCGGCTATAAGCTGACCGCGACCCAGGGCGGCAAGGCCATCGACATCCGCGGCAACATCACCGTGAATGTCGGCGAAGAAAGCGTGATCGCTCCGCCGCTGAAGGCGCAGGCTACCCCGACCGTCGTCGAGAAGGCCGCGACCGAGATGCCGGTGACGACCGAAAAGGTCAGCTCGGCGCAGAGCGGCACCATCACCGACCAGCAGCTGCGTTCGCTGCCGCTCTACAACCGCAACTTCCTGACGCTCGGCACGCTCACGCCCAACACGCATGACTCGGGCGCCGCCGATCCGCTCGGCGAAGCTTCGTTCAGCGTGGCCGGCAACCGCTCGACCGCCAACATGTTCCTGGTCGACGGCGCCGACAATCGCGCCTCCAGCTCCAACCAGGCCGTTCCCTTCCAGGTCAACGACGCCATCCAGGAGTTCTCGGTCATCTCGTCGAACTCCAACGCGACCTACGGCGCGCAGGGCGGCGTGGTCAACGTGGTCACCAAGCGCGGCGGCAACAAGTGGCACGGCTCCGCGTTCGGCTACTTCGGGTCGGATGCGTTCGACTCCGAGGGCCCGCTGTCGGTCTACAACGGCGGCACCTTCGACCAGGCGGCCGCGCGGGCGAATAACCCCGACGGAACCACGCTCACCATCTTCCCGCAGTATTACAACGACTATGTGGCAGCAGCAACCGCGCTGGGTTTCTGCACCAGCTCGATCGATCCCACCGGCACGACCGGCACCCTTCCGTGCGGCGGCGGTATCGGCGCACTGACAGGCGGGGCTGCAACCGGCGAAAACCCGCTCTTCAACCCGGCGGCAGTAATGGCCGCCAATAACCGCTTCGACCGGCCGTGGCAGTCGCAGCAGTACGGCGTCAACATGGGCGGGCCGATCGTGAAGGACAAGGCGTTCTTCTTCGGCAGCTACGAAGGCACGCACATCGACAACCCGAACCCGGTCTTCGAGCGCGTCCCCTCCGCCTTCGATCGCACCTATGATCCGCTGGGCACGGGCGCGTACAACTTCACCAACCTCGATCCGAACTACACCGTAGCCAGCGGGTTGATGAGCCTGTTCCCCGCCGCCAACGTCATCGGCGTTCCCGACGCGCTCGAGTTTTACCAGGGCGAAGCCGAGAACAACCTGATGGTGCATAACGTGCTCGGCCGCGCCGACTGGGTGCAGAGCTCCAGCGACAGCTGGAACCTGCGCTGGATCGGCCAGTGGCTTGACCAGATCCACGACGCCACCCTGCCGGCAGTCGGTTCTTATGCCGGGAATGGCGCCAACCGCACGGCATTCAACCAGAACCTGAACCTCAGCCAGACGCACGTGTTCAGCTCCACCCTGCTGAACAACGCGCACGTCGGCTTCAGCCGCTTCCACCTGAGAGAGAAGCCGCAGGACGAGAACTTCGACCCGACCACCATCGGCCTGCCGCCGGGACCGATGATGTCGTTCTTCCTCTCGGGCCTCGACACGCAGTACAGCGGGGCGGTCAATGCCAACGTCGGCGGTAACGGCCTGTTCAGCGGCTGGCTCGACAACGGTCCGCTGGCCCCAACGCTCGACGGATTCTTCCCCATGGCCCGCATCGGCGCACCGCTGTACGCGCCCAGCGACCACGAGGACTGGTCGGTCTTCGCGGCCGACACCGTCTCCTGGACTTGGGGTCGCCACCAGTTCCGCTTCGGCGGCGAGTACCGGCACTTCATCAACAGTGTGGTGGACGGGGGCCTGGCTCGTGGCATGGTGCTTTCCGGCAACATCGGTCAGTTCACCTCAGCTTCCCGGAATTGCAACGACCTGTGCACCGCCCTCAGTGGCGGCACCACGGCGTTCGGCGGAAGCTTCGCCAATGAGAACTTCATCATGGGCCCGTCGTTCGACTATGCACAGCACAATGGGTCGCCGTTCGAAGCTGACCTGCGGTCGCATCAGTTCTCGGCCTTCGCTGAGGACACGATGCGCGTGACGGAGCGCGTGACCGTGACGCTGGGAGTGCGGTGGGATCTGTTCACCCGTCCACAGGAACAGCAGAATCGTCTCTGGAACTTCGATCCGGTCGCCAACGGCCTGGTCGGCCAGGGCACGACCTCGGTCCTCAATCAGACGCAGGACAATTGTGCCGGGACCGGCACGATCACCGGGTACCCGATCACTCCGGCTTCCTTTGGCAATATCAACCTTTGGGACTGCTCGCCGACTGGCACGGATGGCGGCTTGGACAACAACCACTACACCAACTTCTCGCCGCACCTGGGCGTGGCTTGGGACGTGACGGGAGACGGCAAGTGGGTGGTGCGCGCGGGTGGCGGCTTGTTCTACGACCGCGAGCCCGCGAGTTACACCAGCCAGTTGATGTACAACCGTCCGACCTCGCTCTTCGTGCCGGATCCCAGCCTCAATGGGGTCGCTTCGCAGTTGCCGCAAGGGATCTACGGCAGCTTGTACGATCCCTTCGCCTTCGCCGGCGATCCGGGAAGCTTCTCGTACGGGAATGCGTCGCTGAATCCAGCCTACATGGTGGGCCAGCCGCAGCCCTTCGCCCAATGCGTCATCGAGATCGGCGCCCCGTGCCAGTACCTCCAGTCGGCCGTGTTGGCCGGCGCGATGTACGGTCGCGATCCCGAGAACGACAATAATCCGAAGGTCTGGCAGCTCAACGGCTCCCTGCAGCACCAGTTCACCAACAACATCGTGGGTGAGGTGGGCTACGTAGGCAGCTTCGGTTACGACCTGCCGGTATTCTTCAACCAGGGTTTCAACAACGAGTGGTTCTGCAGTTCGACCCTCGGCGCTTGCGACAACAACTCGTACGCTCCGGTGTTCATGCAGACCAACCAGGGCGAGTCGCATTACAACTCGCTGTTCGTGCGCGCGCGCGTGGCCGACTGGCACGGGCTGCGGCTGAACGGGACTTACACTTTCTCGCGGGCGCATGACAACGCCAGCGCGCTGGTGTTCCCGCAGATCCCGCAGACCATGTTCCAGATGGGTTGCGGCCCGCAATCCGTCGGCATGTTCAACCCCTTCAGCTGCTCCGGCGGTGGCTTCAACCCCGCCCAGTCCGGCGGCAGCCTGACGGCGCTCACGACCACCGGCAGCACCACCGGCATCACCACGCCGTACACCATCCCGCAGGACCCGAACAACTTCCTGGACGATGACTGGGGCCGCTCGGACTACCAGAGCGACCACCGCTTCGTTCTCGACTTCACGTACGACGTTCCCTCGCTGCAGAAGGCGTGGGGGTGGTCGAAGTGGCTGGATTACTGGCAGATCTCGGGTATCGCGACCGCGCGCAGCGGGCAGCCCTACACCATCTACAGTCTGGTGGGTGGAGAGCTCTCGCAGCGTGCGAATGCCACCGGAGCGGTCGCAACCTCGACTGATCCGAACGGCGCCATCAATCCGAGCAACCTCGCAATCGCAGCCCTCACGTGCGGCCCGGCCATCCCGGATTCCGGCCTCGGCCTGTTCGCGGCGGATGGGACCACCGGAACATCCTGCAACGGCAACACCGAGCGCAACGCCTTCACCGGCCCGATGTTCAGCACGGTCAACCTCGCCATCCAGAAGAACTTCCCGATCGGCGATGAGGGCATGATGCTGAGCTTCCGCTCGGAGTTCTACAACCTGTTCGGGGCGGAGAACCTCTACAACCCGATCAGCCTGCTGAGCACGGATGGCTTCAGCCTCAACCCGGACTTCGGCAAGATCAAGTCCGCGCACGACCCGCGCCAGATCCAGTTCGGTGTGCGCTTCACCTGGTAAGCTCCAGCAACGGAAAAGCCCCGCCGCGAGGCGGGGCTTTTTCTTGGTCGCAACGGCCGGCTAGAACCGGATGATGGGTCCGCCGGTGATGCGCAGGTTGTCGCGACGACCGTCCTCGAAGAAGATCATCTCGTCGCCGGCGTCGAAGCGCAGCCCGAACGGGCCGAAGTAAAACTCCGCACCCGCGCCCGGATACAGGACGCCGTTGGTCTCGCGCAGCCGCAGGTTCTCGATCGAGGTGGCGAAGTTCCCGAAGGTCACCGGGCGGTCCGAGATCCCCAGCTTGGCGAAGCCGCCCTTCACCGTGACGAAGAAGCGCGCCTTGGAGTCGTCGTTGCCGGTCTGGAACTTGGGACCGAACAGGCCGTGCAGGACGCGCAGGTCGCTGCGCTCGGGCGCCGGGATGATGGGTCCAGGACAGGCGTCGCAGCTCTCCAGGAACGTC from Terriglobales bacterium encodes the following:
- a CDS encoding pyridoxal-dependent decarboxylase yields the protein MGFDFDAEQRRRLGYKLIDHINRYFSSLPDRPVQLPLEQRTFGQLTDKMPELGLNAEHVLDEVCDELVRKGFHVPAANYFGLMNPTPTYMAVLAEALVSALNPQLATLARSQLASKIENETVRWIGERIWGNGNAGPNARPFDGTFTSGGNEANFSALALALAARFPHAIDDGVAAIGAKPVLYASAESHHSLDKSAGLLGLGRKALRRVPVNAAAQMDVAQLEQQVVADKQAGHLPFCVVATAGTTNSGAIDDLVALAGLCEKHALWLHVDGAYGAAAVFSNEHRDLVRGIERADSVTIDPHKWLAMPFAAGVILTSRPELLEKAFAVTTPYMPKVSSTMSAAQAVRGTHLVDNFKVSTQWSRRMNSLKFWLTLRVHGRTAYEELIHRQLELARAMREWLARSAEFELAVPGTLPILNLRVKLPGATQEELDRTHAAIVDEVTRDGRRWLSLTRVNGRSVIRMMIISYLTEERHLKELQEALAAAAKGVLKPAGARA
- a CDS encoding TonB-dependent receptor; the protein is MLLLCATAAFGASQNAVLYGTVYDAGGGAISGATVTLDNPAIGFSRTTTTASDGTYSFSEVPPASGYKLTATQGGKAIDIRGNITVNVGEESVIAPPLKAQATPTVVEKAATEMPVTTEKVSSAQSGTITDQQLRSLPLYNRNFLTLGTLTPNTHDSGAADPLGEASFSVAGNRSTANMFLVDGADNRASSSNQAVPFQVNDAIQEFSVISSNSNATYGAQGGVVNVVTKRGGNKWHGSAFGYFGSDAFDSEGPLSVYNGGTFDQAAARANNPDGTTLTIFPQYYNDYVAAATALGFCTSSIDPTGTTGTLPCGGGIGALTGGAATGENPLFNPAAVMAANNRFDRPWQSQQYGVNMGGPIVKDKAFFFGSYEGTHIDNPNPVFERVPSAFDRTYDPLGTGAYNFTNLDPNYTVASGLMSLFPAANVIGVPDALEFYQGEAENNLMVHNVLGRADWVQSSSDSWNLRWIGQWLDQIHDATLPAVGSYAGNGANRTAFNQNLNLSQTHVFSSTLLNNAHVGFSRFHLREKPQDENFDPTTIGLPPGPMMSFFLSGLDTQYSGAVNANVGGNGLFSGWLDNGPLAPTLDGFFPMARIGAPLYAPSDHEDWSVFAADTVSWTWGRHQFRFGGEYRHFINSVVDGGLARGMVLSGNIGQFTSASRNCNDLCTALSGGTTAFGGSFANENFIMGPSFDYAQHNGSPFEADLRSHQFSAFAEDTMRVTERVTVTLGVRWDLFTRPQEQQNRLWNFDPVANGLVGQGTTSVLNQTQDNCAGTGTITGYPITPASFGNINLWDCSPTGTDGGLDNNHYTNFSPHLGVAWDVTGDGKWVVRAGGGLFYDREPASYTSQLMYNRPTSLFVPDPSLNGVASQLPQGIYGSLYDPFAFAGDPGSFSYGNASLNPAYMVGQPQPFAQCVIEIGAPCQYLQSAVLAGAMYGRDPENDNNPKVWQLNGSLQHQFTNNIVGEVGYVGSFGYDLPVFFNQGFNNEWFCSSTLGACDNNSYAPVFMQTNQGESHYNSLFVRARVADWHGLRLNGTYTFSRAHDNASALVFPQIPQTMFQMGCGPQSVGMFNPFSCSGGGFNPAQSGGSLTALTTTGSTTGITTPYTIPQDPNNFLDDDWGRSDYQSDHRFVLDFTYDVPSLQKAWGWSKWLDYWQISGIATARSGQPYTIYSLVGGELSQRANATGAVATSTDPNGAINPSNLAIAALTCGPAIPDSGLGLFAADGTTGTSCNGNTERNAFTGPMFSTVNLAIQKNFPIGDEGMMLSFRSEFYNLFGAENLYNPISLLSTDGFSLNPDFGKIKSAHDPRQIQFGVRFTW
- the lysS gene encoding lysine--tRNA ligase, with the translated sequence MALDQKIYELRQQKLKEIAALGQEPYPRKYATTHTLPQILEQYTAKSAEELETPRVEVSVAGRIMAIRVMGKAGFAHLQQGGQKLQIYVKKDDVGENGWALYKLLDLGDHVGVKGYLFRTRTGELTVHVSEMTFLSKALLPLPEKWHGLQDVELRYRQRYVDLTMNPEVREVFVKRARLVRAIRAFFDARGYIEVETPMMQPIYGGAAARPFVTHHNTLDLDLYLRIAPELYLKRLTVGGLDRVYEINRNFRNEGISTQHNPEFTMLEFYQAYSDYKDLMDLTEEFFPHVAKEVNGTTKAKFGEKEFDFADWQRLSMREAIIKYWPESAGARPQMSDFADAKSVDALVQRFNAHHSHMPYDPKDPKGKTIAAMFETIAEEHLVQPTILYDFPLDISPLSKPKPDEPEWVERFEVFIGGLELGNAFSELNDPLDQLRRFEEQVAAKERGDEEAMSQVDHDYVRALSYGMPPAAGYGIGIDRLTMLLTDSKSIRDVILFPLLRPQMKGSEDAGDAEEK